A window from Culex pipiens pallens isolate TS chromosome 3, TS_CPP_V2, whole genome shotgun sequence encodes these proteins:
- the LOC120427005 gene encoding H/ACA ribonucleoprotein complex subunit 1, with amino-acid sequence MSFRGRGGGGGGGFRGGRGGPGGRGGRGGGGGGRGGFNNNRFSRDDGPKNIIPLGFYDYPCQEDLVAKVEVENVPFFNAPIYIEGEKQIGKVDEIFGHLRDFYVSIKLMDNMKPDGFQPKQKLFIDSAKLLPLARFLPGNQTRKPAGRVGKPGGRGGGGRGGPGGGFRGGRGGPGGGGRGGGGFGGRGGGGGFGGRGGGGGGFRGNRGGGGGGGGGGKRW; translated from the exons ATGAGCTTCCGTGGACGAGGTGGTGGCGGTGGCGGGGGATTCCGTGGAGGACGCGGTGGTCCAGGCGGCAGAGGAG GGCGCGGTGGTGGTGGAGGCGGCCGCGGTGGCTTCAACAACAACCGGTTTAGCCGGGACGATGGTCCCAAAAACATTATCCCGCTTGGCTTCTACGACTACCCGTGCCAGGAGGATCTGGTCGCCAAGGTCGAGGTGGAGAATGTGCCCTTTTTCAACGCTCCCATCTACATCGAGGGCGAGAAGCAGATCGGCAAGGTGGACGAAATTTTCGGCCACCTGCGGGACTTTTACGTGTCGATCAAGCTGATGGACAACATGAAACCGGACGGCTTCCAGCCGAAGCAGAAGCTGTTTATCGATTCGGCCAAGCTGCTGCCGTTGGCGCGATTCTTGCCCGGCAATCAAACGAGGAAACCGGCCGGTCGAGTGGGCAAGCCCGGTGGGCGAGGGGGTGGCGGTCGCGGTGGACCGGGTGGTGGCTTCCG tggtGGTCGGGGTGGGCCAGGTGGTGGAGGTAGAGGAGGCGGTGGATTTGGAGGGCGAGGCGGCGGTGGCGGATTCGGAGGGCGAGGTGGTGGCGGCGGTGGCTTCCG CGGAAAtcgcggtggtggtggtggtggcggcggagGTGGAAAGCGATGGTAG